The stretch of DNA GCCTGGAGCAACCGGGCGGGAAGTATTTTATGCCGCTGTTTGTGGTGCTGCGCGACGGAACCACCCTGACCGACGACTTGGTGAAACAAATCAAACAAACCCTTCGGAATCAGTTCAGCCCGCGCCATGTGCCCGACGCCGTCTACCAGATCAGTGAAGTGCCGTATACAATCAGCGGTAAAAAACTGGAAACACCGGTCAAGAAAATTTTGTCGGGCATGGATGCGTCGTTGGCAACCAGCCGCGACACGCTGCGTAACCCGGCATCACTCGATCAGTTCACGGAATTTGTGCTGGAGCGAAAAAGTTGATAAGCCAATTTAAGTCCGGTACACGGCTATAGAAAAGCGTTTTAGCGGCTCAAAAACTGCTCATGCAACGCCACAACCTGCGGGAGCAACAGCGTATGCTCATCATTCACCAATACGTAATCCGCAATTTTCAGCCGGTCGTCGTCGCTGACCTGCCGGTCGATGATGTTGCGGATTTCGGTTTCTGACCGGTGCGGGTCGCGCTGTCGGATGCGCTCGATCCGTAAGTCGACGGGGGCCGTTACCACGATGACGGCGTCTATACCGTGACCCGGATTAGCGGCTCCCATCAGCGCGGCTTCTTTTACAACATACGGCTTGTCAGCGTGTTGGTTAACCCACGCGGCTGTATCGGCCCATACGCGCGGATGAATCACGGCGTTCAGTTGCGTCAGCAAATTGGGGTCGGCAAATACCTGCGACGCCACCCATGCCCGGTTATAACGTCCGAGCGGATCATACGCCTGATTGCCCAGTACGCGCCGGACATCGGCTTTCAGAATTGGGTCGTGTTCAGTAAGCCACTTAGCCCGCTCGTCAGCGTAATACACGGGCACACCGAGCGTCTCAAACACCCGGCACACCACGCTTTTCCCGGACCCAATGCCGCCCGTTACGCCGATCTGGAGCATTTTTGAGTGATTGACTGACTGACTGACTGACTGATTGATTGAATGAATGAATGAATGATTGAATGAATGAGCCTTCGCACCCCATTCAATCATTCAATCAATCAGTCAGTCAACCACTCTATTTTGGTGAAAGCAACTCGCCTACTTCAAAGCTCACCGACACTTTGTCGGCAGATGCGCGGAGAAGTGGGTGCTTAAATTGATTGACGGGTAATTCGTTGTCGTAGTTATCAGAAATTCGTTTGCCCGGAATCCGAATCAGCAGCGTATCAGACAAACCGCGCACGAGTCGTTCGGGACCTTCTATCTCAATGGTGCGGGGCGTCAGATTAATTTGGCTCGACACCACAAAACGGGGCGACAAATTGATATGTATACTGTCGGGGATGAGCCGGATTGTTCTGGTCATGCGTCGCTCGAAATGCATTTCGAGCGTGTCGGCCACTACGTAATTGACGCGTAGTTTCTTGGCTTGTTCGGCTAAGGTTGCTGCCAGCGAAGCCGTATTGATAACCGACGCCTGAATTGGGTCTTTGACAACATAATCGACCGGCTCTGTGCGAAACGGTAGCCACGAATGCCGAAGCAATCCCCAGCCATCGCTCGATACGTTGACCATCACGGTGCGGGGCAGGGGCGTAGTTGGAATGAACTTCGATTCGTTGTAAACGAAGTGAATCGGATAGTCAACGTTCAGGGTATAGCCGCTTTTATTGAGCGCATTCAGTAACCAGAATAGGGCAGCCGCTCCCAAACAAAGCAGGAAGCGGGTTGGCTGAAACGGACGAGCGTTCGACGGAGTATTCACAGAAAAAGGCTTGTTTATACCCCACCCCAACCCCTCCCCGTTAGGGAGGGGCTTCCGCTGGAAGCATCTATGCTTAGCCCCACCCTAACGGGGAGGGGTTGGGGTGGGGTGTTTTTATTCTGTTGCTTCCGTTTTAGCAGTCGCTTCGCGCGAGATGGACGATTTCTCGAAGGTCATCTTCACGCCTTTGTCGACTTCGAGTGTTACGGTTGTACCATCGACCGAGGCTACGCGGCCATGCAAACCACCAATTGTCACCACGTTATCGCCTTTCTTCAGATTATCGACAAACGTTTTCTGGTCTTTCTGTTTCTTCTGTTGCGGGCGAATCATAAAGAAATAAAAGACACCAATGATGGCTACCCAAAGCAGCACATTGTAGATCATTGGCGTGTTCGACCCTGCCGGGGCCTGTAGCAAAACTGCGTACATAAGTCAGGTAGATTAAGATGTTTTGACGGAGTCAGGTCTGGGGTTGACCATCGCTTTGAATTGCAGGTCGGTCATGGCCGGGTCTGTATTGGCAAAGATGGTAATCGTTTTATTTTGCTGACCCATTTTACCCCGGCTGTTGAACCGCACTTTCACCGATGAACTTTCGCCGGGGGCCACCGGTTCGCGGGGCCATTCG from Spirosoma montaniterrae encodes:
- the yajC gene encoding preprotein translocase subunit YajC; this translates as MYAVLLQAPAGSNTPMIYNVLLWVAIIGVFYFFMIRPQQKKQKDQKTFVDNLKKGDNVVTIGGLHGRVASVDGTTVTLEVDKGVKMTFEKSSISREATAKTEATE
- the coaE gene encoding dephospho-CoA kinase (Dephospho-CoA kinase (CoaE) performs the final step in coenzyme A biosynthesis.), coding for MLQIGVTGGIGSGKSVVCRVFETLGVPVYYADERAKWLTEHDPILKADVRRVLGNQAYDPLGRYNRAWVASQVFADPNLLTQLNAVIHPRVWADTAAWVNQHADKPYVVKEAALMGAANPGHGIDAVIVVTAPVDLRIERIRQRDPHRSETEIRNIIDRQVSDDDRLKIADYVLVNDEHTLLLPQVVALHEQFLSR